Sequence from the Bombus pyrosoma isolate SC7728 linkage group LG3, ASM1482585v1, whole genome shotgun sequence genome:
CGGCGGCTGGGCACTGCTCCCggtcgtttcttctttcgatctTCGCTCGATTTCCAACTTTCGTCCAAGTTTCCTTACTGCACCAATTGTAAATACTCTCGTGGCACATGATCGCGATCAACGGTAAAAACGCTATTGGAATCGTATGAAATAACACGCGAGAAGCCTATTGTTTCGGCCATACTTTGCGAAGAATCTCTCTCACACTCTTGACATGAACGAAGAGCGAGACAAAATAAACGCTCGCTTTTTCTGcgaaattacgaatttaattAGCGCCTTTGATCGCCTGTATTCTACGGAAAACGCATTTGTCTTTGATTTATACTTTACGACAGTCATAAGCGTCTGTGCACACATGTTCCTATCAAGTACGACGAAATCGCATTGATTTCGCATCGTCTGAATTGTCAAAGCACGACAGCAGTGTATTGTATCATTGTCGAGAAAAATAGATGCACGAAAGCGGCTTTTATCTTCGTCCCGAAAATATCTGGGgattctttcctctttcactGGAGAGCTACGATTGAATCCTGAGGAAGAAGGAGGTCGGTAGCAGGTTTTTAATAACGCGCTTATTGTGAGAAAAATCGGAACGTCCATCACCTAGCGTCGATCGCGCGATACACTCTACGCTCGATCTTTCTCTATCTTATCCTCTTCTTCGACATGAAAGCGATCTTGAGCAGATTGACGATGGGCGCCTCGAGCGCGATGGAAATGCAGAAGGACATCAAGTAGGAGGCGACCAGATTGCCAAAGTACAAGATCAGCTGGAAAACCATGTGAAGAGTGAGCATTTCGAGAAAATACGAAGGTTAAATAGGGAGGGAAAATAGTTGTTTATGTCTGATTAGAACTCGTTCTGATTCGAACCATCTGACACTTTGAGATTCACCCAAGCACACATTGTCGTCGTTTGGACCCGAAGGGAGCTGCTTCGTTCTGCGCAGACTTACCACGATATTGTTGTGAAGGTGGAGCGGCCCATCCATCTGGGATACGGTGACCATCATGATGACAGGATGCACCAAGTACGCGCAGTAAGTCAACCTCGATAGCGGATATATCAGTTTGAGCGACAGCAGACTGTCGATCATTGTAGCGTACCCGGTGCAGCATTGAATCACGATGAAGGATACACCAATCGCCCAGGCGGTGTGTCCTAAGGCGGCGTACACGGAACTCACCGGCACGGTTAAGTTTCCGGGATATAGACCGTAAACTACCGAGAACATTATGGCAGTAGATAATACCCAGCCGATTACTCGTACGATCTGCAACAGTGGCGTTTAAGCTCGCTCGCTCGATCTCGTCTCGGTTACGAGTATCAACTGACaagcaaataatttatcaaagattAACTGGAACAggtttttctaattttaaactCGTCCGCATATCTGCCACGTTGATCCACGAAGGGGAATTTACATTTCACTTTCTGAGATCAAACGGAGCATTTTACCTTATTAAGGTGGCGGATTAAGCTACTTACCAGAGgcaatttcaatttgcaaTTCGTTCTGAACAAAATATAACCGGTGATGATGCCAACGAAGTAAGGGCCAGCTCTCAGCCAAGGTTTATCGTACAGCTCGTCGAAAAGCGCAAACGGTTCTTGGATTCTAACCGGGggagaaacaaaaagagagaATGAAGATTTACGCGGCAGAGATAGCCGGCAAGTGCGGTATAAGTGGAAAGTACGGGACTCGCTAAGTTATTATAATTAGCGAGTAATCGCGTTATAACCGTTCGCGAAGCTGGAAATCTGACGTTTAATTATAACGGGTCAAAATTTAAAGCGCTGGTGTTTCATTTACAAATCGAATACCGCTAAATCCAGTCTAAAAATAAGTAGTTGAAATTACACGTTCCGTCAATGAACACGACACGCGACAaatagaagaaggaaagagaacgaaGAGATTTCACTGCTGAACAGAGGTAAACCGGAACGTATTTGCATACGCGCAATCGACAAGTTTTTAACACTTAACGGATTAGTTACCTGGCGATGTAATCGTTGGAATAGGCGACGGAGAAGGTGGTAAACCACGAAGAGGCGATCAATAGCAGAATCACGACGATGATGGCCTTCAGGTATTTGATAGATAGAAGAAGCAAAAGTATTCCGAGAACGTAGAACTGTGTGTCGTTCGCCATATACCAGCTCCACAGCATACACTGGAAAGTTGTTAATCAAGTATTCATAGGATAATCACGTCAAGGTTCAACGTACTGAGAATAGGTCATACTATCGGGTAGTATCGGGAAAAAAATACTCGATCCACGGAAAATCTATAGCCGAGAAAAACTTGATAGCTAATGGATCGAACGTGGTACTAGTGGATTGTTCGATCAAGTAGAACCTTTTTGGCGACGTTACATAGACTCGACGATGTTTTTCTTTGGTTTGACAGTGGCAGCTCGTAATTTCTCGCTACAGGTCTTTGAAATGTGAGGAAGCAAACGGTTGGCTGTTTAACCAATGATTAACCCACTCTCTCTCATGgacgatgaaattaattctagGACGGTTAGACACTCTCCGCGTTGTCCCGGCGCTTTGGAACTTTCTTCGAacgatagaattaattatcggAAAACGATCGAGACGCTGACACCTTCCCGTCCCGTAATCTCCGCGACTCGCAGTTCCTTCTGGAAATTTTGCCGCATCCTCCTCTCGCTATGCATCGTCGTTCTTTGATTTAATTGTATTTGCGTTCGGGTTAAGCTCTACGTCAATATTAACCAACGAGGCTGTTAATTCGCTAACGAgtctattaattttctaaatggtaaaaaaaaaattgatccAATATCCTTACCATCTCGGTACGAGGGTAGAGCGAGTTAAGGTACAATGCGTTTCTCCACCAAAACTTTTCGCATGTCAAATGATCGACGATCACTGGCGAGAACACCGTCCTTGATAGCGCATACTTGATGGCGATCTCGTTTATTCCCAGGACAAAGAGATAGGCCGGTGTCAATCTTGGTAAAAGAAAACGGAAACAGATCGGTATGCGAATTCGTTTGACCGAGATTTGACAGTCGTTTATTGGAAGAGATTTCTccttatttgaaatttctatgcTCGATCAAATCGTGTATCGGATTTTATCTTGGATTTCTTCGCTATCGACTTGGAATAGAACCACGTGCgaaacttttacaattttaattcgttcTACGTTTCTATCGTAGAATAGTTCGATCTTTTTTACCTGATAAATCTGTAGAGGATCATGATGACAAATTTGGTGAAACATGTCTTCCAGAAAATGCCCTTGTCATTTTTCAAGCTACCGGAAGATCGATAGAAGAGAATCGTAACTAACAAGCCACTGAAACAGTCGCATTCGTACGGATTAGATTCGTATTCGATTGATTATCTCGTAACGAGGATACTTGTCACCGGATGTCTCTTACCTGATGAAGAAAAATGTGTCTACGGAGAAGGTGGCGTTGCTGATAGTTTGGAACATAAAATTCCGCTCTGTCACCGAACGCAGGGTTTTGTTCTCTGTAATACGATAGACAAAATCATCTCATCTTGAAATTATCAGAGAAAGTTCGGGTTAATACGCTATAGcgagacgaagaaaattcgattacGGTGAACCAGCAGACCGGCATACGTATTTCGTTACGTCACAATAAGTTGCACAGAGAAATTCATCGGATCTATGtcaataaacaatttttcccaCCGTGAAAACTACTCTAAATTCTAATTGCTTGTAATCTTTCTTTATCGAATCTCATCTATCGTTGATTAGGATGATTCTCGATGTTCTTAATAGCAACGTCGCAATCacaacgattattattttcacgaacGATTAATAGCAATGTTTCTCGTACTCGTAAATTATAGCGATCAGAAAATCACTCGAGTTCTACTAAAACATAGTCGGCCAATGTGGTCCGAACGGACGTTCACAGATATTGCTCGAACGTCGTGATGTTGTTTCTGAAAAGGGAGGATCACTTTACCAGCAATGGAGAAGACTTGAAGATAGGTGTGCACCATGACCACCCATCCCAGTGAGAGCACTCTGAGCCCATGCAGACAAGTCAGGCTATCTCTCGCGGCAGGTTCGGTGCTAACAATCTTGCTGCCGTTCGCGATAGGATTGAAGGCTGTTAGACACGTTAGCCAGAAGCCTGAAAAGAaatcgacgagaaagaaaactGTTAGAGGATCCAAAGATTATTAGCGAGTGACACGAACCACTGAGCATGCGTCACCTTTCTTGCTCTCATTTTCAGAACGATCAGGCGATTCTTTTTGCAAGTTCTTCCCCTTTTCGATCAGCTCCTCCCCATTTTCTTGGATCACTTCGCCATCTTGGTTCAGATTTTTGTTGGAAAAATTGCTCAGTCTCTCGTTGTTATTCGATACGCTGGATGATTCCACATCCTTGACATTCGGTTGTATTCTGTACTCGTACATAGTCGCACAGATCATCAGAAATAGTAGCGCGCCTGCAACTCCGCTGAAAAACCAGTCGGAAATATGTTTCGCGAACGTAGTGTGCAAAAGCAGGATGAATTAAAGAGACGTATCTTTAAAGGATGATTCGAGAGAACTAATTGCAACGTTGCCTCCATAAGCTGCCTCTCTCGcgatgataattttaatgGAGCAATCTTTTTATCGgacaaatttacatttcttcaAGAGGTTGAAATTATATCGGAGAGATTACAGCGAAGCATTAAAGcgtatattaaaatgtaaaattgatGGTAGTACCGCCAAAACGCTCTTAAATTACGAAAGGATATGGAAAATTTCCCGTGGCATGTTCGTTTTCCGTCTCCTGCTCCTTTTTCCACAACATTTCGCTGCTCGCTTTAAAACGCGATTAACTTACGCTGATACCCCTGTAAACAGTTGCCTccattatacgtataaataacgtaatatcgtgGACAAAtggcctaagaaatatcgggtgaaccataaacaatgttgcGAGAAAGCCCAAGTCCCGATAGGCTCATCAATGTGTCGTGGGTCCTTCGGTCGAACAGTTACGCGGAAAAAGGCCTGTGTGACCATGGCCATGGATGGTTACGGAACGCGTACGTGATGCGGCTacgagaaaagacaaagggatgcttaaCCCTTTCGCGGCGACCACGCGACGACTCCTGGGTCCGGCACTCCATATATCCGGCATGCAAATGATGCATATACAAGTGCTATCTGtagtcaataatatattttttcggcAGAACATTTTCTGCTGATTTTATTGACATATTGGATTAATCACTTCTTAAAGTTACTTATTATTGAAACAACATCAAAACGTTTCACgcgatatatttcaaacatccAAACGATCGCATACTGTTTCAtggtaaaagatatattaaatcCATTGAcagtgaaacgatatttcatgtACGGTTCttacaagaattattgttatttaagactTAGGAAAACGTATATACAGCAACCACGCACGCTGTGGTTGTTTCTGGCGCGCGTTTCCGTTCAGTGACAGTATTTCGGCGGATTGGACtgccgaagcgaaagggttaagggagaaagacgaattaacagtcagcGGCTAGTTGAGAAATCGGAGCGCTGTCAGCGTCGTCGAGGAGAacggtccgcgtgagagagagagagagagagagagagagagagagagagagcgttggaaccgtggtgacgagagttgtaaatgaattatttagttgtcttagtCATAGCAAATTACTGTACTTAGTTcgcgttaaataaccatcgtttcctcttttaatCCATTCcaaataaacaagaaaatcCTACAATAATAATTCGGGTTTACGAACAGCTAATCGCTCATGTTCCTTGGGAAGTAGAACTGGGCATTAAACGAATTACGAATTGTACGGTTAAGCACATTTGGCCGCactaatttttatcatatccATCAATCAATCAATTTGAAACGCGAGGTAATCTAAACGAGCATGACCAAACGTGAACACCGGGAATGCAATTAACATCTCTGTAAAGTAATTACGTTACGTTTATCCTCGATAGCGATGTTACTGCCATTAAACATACGAACGAACGGTTTTACATTATCGAAGATTTATGACGCAAGTTCCAATGcgaattgataaataaatttagacTTTaaagatcaaataaatttttttcgaaattaaaataatgcaCGACCAAGGAGCAAATTAATCGGGTcgctaataaatatttataacgcgGTTACTTGATACGTAACGGTAGATTTCTCACAGGTTTTTTAAAGATCGCTATATAGCAAATATTTCTAAGCATCGATAGAAGCCAAGTACATCGATACAGGCGAAGGAAAACCAATAAAGTTTGGGAGATTTATGTATAGCGCGTGTTCCAGATTTCCCGGACGCTTCCCACGAAATCGAACCACCTGCGGAATCATTGGCCGTCAACGGCGACTTTACGTCGGTCATAAAGATTCGTAACGACTCAATCACTCTAACTGGAAATTGGTCGTTTCGAGGTTTATTTCGTAGCCCGCGATTCATCGAAGAATTACTGTTGACTATACGGTAGAAGATTGATCGTCGGAACGATTAACGATACGATCGATCATCGGATCGTCAATTAAGGGGAAATTGTAATGGGGGGACGAGAATAGAACTTGAAAGAACTTGccacatttttattcgaaagctTCTGTTACTGCTTGGTACaaaaacgtttcattttatacgaCAGCGAAATGCACGATAATTAATTCGGATAATTAACGTTCCGTTATAGTAAGAAAAATCGCGGTGAAGCGCAATCAGCGCCGATCGACTTCGTGACTTTCTTTCGTTGCTTAACCTTTTTAATCAACGTGCAACGACGCTTCGCGGAAAACATTCTTTCCATCGAGCGTTCCTCCTCCTGGGGGAAAgtgaacaataaataatgctcgtctttctctttctcattttttccaGTTAAAGTAGCGAGCTATGGCagagaacgaagaaatcgATACTCGAGGGATCGACTCACGGTACAACTAGGAACAGAAGGCGAAGTACGCCAGAACCGGGCAATCGTAAGTAAAGTGTTTCGGTTTGTCAAAGttggaggaagaaagaaagcttATTGCGCTTGGCGCGGGACAAACGACAAAAAGTTCGTCATTTTTCTACGTTAATAGGCCCTTAAACGCGAATCACGATACGCTGGGGGAGAACAAAACGGGGGACAAGTTTTTCCTTCGGCTTTAAGGGGACTCTCTCGTCgtcattttatattacgatGGGAAGCAGCGGTATAAAACTTGCCAGATTTAAATTATGCCGTGGCTCATTTGCATTTCTCCTATTTATTTCGAGATTTTTTCGGAGTTACGCGGTAGTTTGTTCGCATGCCCGATGAAAGCTCATCGAAGGAAAATcgagggaaaaaaaagaagagtagAATTACCGTGAAAGTTGGTAAAGCAGTTTCATCCTCGTGCCCGAAAAGCGTCGAAACCGGCTGGAAACTTTTCGGTTAATGCGTTACTTATATAGGATCGTTTCTAGGTCGAAGATTAGATACTTTTACCAACATTCCAGAACCTTTATCCGAATCTCTCGGGGACGTGACCGTAACGCGgcggtaaaaattttcaatttatccaGAAATTGAACCGTGCAACGTCTTTATCCCTCGAGAAAACTGACTACTCCGAGTCGAATCGAAGGTCCAATATGACATCTCCTTGACAACACGACGCTTTAGAATCCTAAGGATAATAAGCGCGATTTGACTTCGTCCGTCATAATTCCCCACGTAATATGTTCGTCATACTTTGTATCCCATGAATAAGATTTCGTTCCGCACGACGTTGTCTCGGTACTCCGTTCGTACTTTTCCTTTCTCGACCTTTAATACAtgcaaatgaagaattgtGGCAACACAGTTTTTTGTTGTTGGACAGCGCGGAGAACTTTTCatctaattttattcataaatgtaaattatctaAGAACGCGCGGAGCAGTGATTCGCTTATTCATCGAGTCGGCCCTTATTATGCGTCGTTTCTTGCATTTTCGTGTAATTAAATCCGGACGATTACGTTTGCATTTTCATTGCAGATTCGTTGGCTCCTTTGCATAACGAGCGTATATGTTATTCGATGGTACGTTGGAGCGAAGTTAGCGGTATTAACGCGATAAAACTTCACCATTCTGTAGCCGTATTTCGATATCCTTTATGTAATTTCTGctgaaacgatcgttcgatccgGCAAACAGCTTTCAAAATCGATCCAGGTGGAGCAATTCTAACATTAACGTGAGAAAACCGGTGGCCGTGGTACTCTCCTCTGGACGTCGAACGATTAAAATCGGCCGCGAATCGGTAGAGAGACGCGCATCGAATCAATTCCGCCTTCGAGTGGAATGCACACAATAGCGAATTTACTTTCACGTGTCGACGCTTTCAGCCTTTCTACGATCTTGCGTAATACATTCAAGGTACACGTGCAACCGTGCACACCTGCCGATACGCGCTCCAACACGAATTTCCAATCAAATCGATCGCCGGAAGAAGCGAAACTCCAGAATGTATCTATTTAGAAGTCGGACAGGGTGTCCAATTCGAGAGCTTTGATCTCGGTGGATGCGATGTAAACACGGGATCGGAATCGCTCTCACGTTCATTAAACTGCAAACGCAATGCTCATTGCATAATTGCTGTAAACCGGTTCGTTGCTAATGTAAATACGTGGTTCATCGAGAGAAAGGGCGAGAGTGTAAAAAGATCATTGCAAATGGACGATTAAAACCTATATATTTGCGCAATCTGAAAAGCAACGAAATTGCCAATACATCGATGCAAATACAGATCGTATAGTTTGTTCAAAACACTTTCTTCGAACGTGGATACGTCGAAACgtatgtacatttttgcaaCGATTAACCTATAAGTAAATAGATCGGAAACTTTTGATTGGGACTATCGAGGAAATCGATCAATTCGAACGATTCAACGAAAAGTTAGTAAGAAAGAGGATCGTAACCCTGACCCCTAGACGAAAGCTGAAAGATCTAGCGACTGTTGTGGATAGAGCTTAATAATCTCGAGGTGCACGATCTTATCTAAAGTGTTCTAAGGCCATAAGATTGTAACTTGCCTTGGAACTTGGACGCGCTACTTGTTGTATTATAGTTAACAGGTATATATGCATCGCGTGCAAGGACGCGACGAGGTGCGAATTCCTATTTATAGTTGGAGCAGGTTAACACTGACGTAATTTCCAGTTAGGAGAAAATTACAAGTTTGAAGGTAGTGAACCCTTTGCAAGCATCTTGTTGCTAGTTCTGTTCATCGAGCGGCCAACCAAGTACAGCCGAacaattcgaatatttatgacCCAAGTTTTTCGATTAAGATCGgacttttactatttttagcGGAAGTAGAGCGACGCGGCGAGCTTTCTCCGGTATTTACGCGATCGTCGATCTTTCGCGTTCATTTTGCATAGTTTCTCGTTTTATCGAGAGCGACTTAAGTCGTTGGCATGCGATAAAAGCGCTTCCTCTCTCAGCATCTACCA
This genomic interval carries:
- the LOC122578024 gene encoding nose resistant to fluoxetine protein 6-like isoform X2, producing MEKQTSKDRRGPLIEFSKNNPELDWKKYLKLFDEKQEEHEDLDIDFMKEKLQKTANSIQWLVDLYDPLKWSRVPGKLGHDCRNELESFLESLKDGKLWAAKMSDASGRYSSQFHFGNGFWLGSSTLCKELNATRGSIRQELDDTPPYALKFHVARMYLTLPKELEFSTRQVFLGLCLPATCDQASLTSMLRANADRVEREGNSTYRSTGPKIHIVAVKSVPSSNYNPWRDPKSYVLSGVAGALLFLMICATMYEYRIQPNVKDVESSSVSNNNERLSNFSNKNLNQDGEVIQENGEELIEKGKNLQKESPDRSENESKKGFWLTCLTAFNPIANGSKIVSTEPAARDSLTCLHGLRVLSLGWVVMVHTYLQVFSIAENKTLRSVTERNFMFQTISNATFSVDTFFFISGLLVTILFYRSSGSLKNDKGIFWKTCFTKFVIMILYRFIRLTPAYLFVLGINEIAIKYALSRTVFSPVIVDHLTCEKFWWRNALYLNSLYPRTEMCMLWSWYMANDTQFYVLGILLLLLSIKYLKAIIVVILLLIASSWFTTFSVAYSNDYIARIQEPFALFDELYDKPWLRAGPYFVGIITGYILFRTNCKLKLPLIVRVIGWVLSTAIMFSVVYGLYPGNLTVPVSSVYAALGHTAWAIGVSFIVIQCCTGYATMIDSLLSLKLIYPLSRLTYCAYLVHPVIMMVTVSQMDGPLHLHNNIVLILYFGNLVASYLMSFCISIALEAPIVNLLKIAFMSKKRIR
- the LOC122578024 gene encoding nose resistant to fluoxetine protein 6-like isoform X1, translated to MFRNRERSAASIDIGKRDTKYEIIGPFRKIAPKMSLYFGCFLFALNCVVDASPVSRNESNILRIGRPQDASSITARVTNLNSTDYQMEKQTSKDRRGPLIEFSKNNPELDWKKYLKLFDEKQEEHEDLDIDFMKEKLQKTANSIQWLVDLYDPLKWSRVPGKLGHDCRNELESFLESLKDGKLWAAKMSDASGRYSSQFHFGNGFWLGSSTLCKELNATRGSIRQELDDTPPYALKFHVARMYLTLPKELEFSTRQVFLGLCLPATCDQASLTSMLRANADRVEREGNSTYRSTGPKIHIVAVKSVPSSNYNPWRDPKSYVLSGVAGALLFLMICATMYEYRIQPNVKDVESSSVSNNNERLSNFSNKNLNQDGEVIQENGEELIEKGKNLQKESPDRSENESKKGFWLTCLTAFNPIANGSKIVSTEPAARDSLTCLHGLRVLSLGWVVMVHTYLQVFSIAENKTLRSVTERNFMFQTISNATFSVDTFFFISGLLVTILFYRSSGSLKNDKGIFWKTCFTKFVIMILYRFIRLTPAYLFVLGINEIAIKYALSRTVFSPVIVDHLTCEKFWWRNALYLNSLYPRTEMCMLWSWYMANDTQFYVLGILLLLLSIKYLKAIIVVILLLIASSWFTTFSVAYSNDYIARIQEPFALFDELYDKPWLRAGPYFVGIITGYILFRTNCKLKLPLIVRVIGWVLSTAIMFSVVYGLYPGNLTVPVSSVYAALGHTAWAIGVSFIVIQCCTGYATMIDSLLSLKLIYPLSRLTYCAYLVHPVIMMVTVSQMDGPLHLHNNIVLILYFGNLVASYLMSFCISIALEAPIVNLLKIAFMSKKRIR